The following are encoded in a window of Roseimaritima ulvae genomic DNA:
- a CDS encoding DnaA ATPase domain-containing protein, producing MHQLNQAGGMDVAEELKDALRQRMGADRYALWFGQGVALQADTGGVIVTADNSFAADRLRARHFADLRAAARAVCGPEADVKIVCAEPAAAPGVSPAQAGSQPDNSDPGNSDPGTFNPGDSDPGDSDSTYTQTDGPHFGPTVAGGSHRQPGRAAEATVQAECLPAFGEPAAMSEAQPRGARRTRGGPRTLSMPSNAGGKAPAARSAAEQTGQAAATTRWAMSLSRFVVGESNELAHTATRMIVEQPGSASPVFFWGPSGTGKTHLLTGVRDCLRRKHRLPRVIQLTAEDFTNDFTTALRGSGLPAFRRRYRDVDALLVDDVQFFGGNKRATLRELLHTVDALLRTRKQLVFAADRPPMEIDGLPAELAGRLSGGMMCSIRPLDVASRRAVLQQFAAMVGLELPETLLTPLSEAATGDGRVLSGLVNQIRAYAQMRGQLPSWQQVLDSAAGELLRSAAPIIGMGDIQKAVCDAFGLPSGTLQSRGQQRSVSQPRMLAMYLARQYTRAAYSEIGGYFGNRSHSTVIAATKRVEGWLSPETGAAGETPEAMRIRQAAAAIENMLRTG from the coding sequence ATGCACCAGCTGAATCAAGCAGGTGGCATGGATGTCGCTGAAGAACTCAAGGATGCGCTGCGCCAGCGGATGGGCGCCGATCGCTACGCCCTCTGGTTTGGGCAAGGCGTGGCATTACAAGCGGACACCGGGGGCGTTATCGTCACGGCGGACAATTCGTTTGCGGCCGATCGTTTGCGGGCTCGCCATTTCGCCGACTTGCGTGCCGCGGCACGTGCGGTGTGTGGCCCTGAGGCCGACGTTAAGATCGTCTGCGCCGAGCCGGCGGCGGCCCCTGGGGTGTCTCCAGCCCAGGCGGGTTCCCAACCAGACAACTCTGACCCAGGCAACTCCGACCCAGGCACGTTTAACCCAGGCGATTCCGACCCAGGCGATTCCGACTCGACGTATACCCAAACCGATGGCCCCCACTTCGGGCCGACTGTCGCCGGTGGTTCGCATCGGCAGCCCGGCCGCGCAGCGGAAGCGACGGTGCAAGCCGAGTGTTTGCCCGCTTTTGGCGAGCCGGCAGCGATGAGTGAAGCGCAACCGCGTGGAGCGCGGCGGACCCGTGGAGGTCCTCGGACATTGTCGATGCCGAGCAACGCCGGTGGCAAAGCCCCAGCGGCTCGCTCGGCCGCCGAACAAACGGGGCAGGCGGCTGCCACGACGCGGTGGGCGATGTCGCTAAGCCGATTTGTGGTCGGGGAGAGCAATGAGTTGGCGCATACGGCGACGCGGATGATCGTCGAGCAGCCGGGGTCGGCATCGCCGGTGTTCTTCTGGGGGCCTTCGGGCACGGGAAAAACGCATTTATTGACCGGCGTGCGTGATTGTCTGCGTCGCAAGCACCGTTTGCCACGCGTCATTCAGTTGACCGCTGAAGACTTTACCAACGACTTTACCACGGCCCTCCGCGGCAGCGGCTTGCCGGCATTTCGTCGTCGTTATCGCGACGTGGATGCTTTATTGGTCGACGATGTGCAGTTTTTTGGCGGCAACAAGCGGGCCACATTGCGAGAGTTATTGCACACCGTGGATGCTTTGCTGCGAACCCGCAAACAGCTGGTGTTTGCGGCCGACCGCCCGCCGATGGAGATCGACGGATTGCCGGCCGAGCTGGCGGGCCGGTTAAGCGGTGGGATGATGTGCAGTATCCGCCCCTTGGACGTGGCTTCACGCCGGGCGGTATTGCAGCAGTTTGCCGCAATGGTAGGATTGGAATTGCCCGAAACGTTGCTGACTCCCTTGTCCGAAGCGGCCACGGGCGACGGACGCGTGTTGTCGGGTTTGGTCAATCAGATCCGTGCCTATGCTCAGATGCGAGGCCAGCTGCCGAGTTGGCAACAGGTGCTCGATTCGGCAGCCGGAGAGTTGCTGCGGTCGGCCGCGCCGATCATTGGGATGGGAGATATTCAGAAAGCGGTTTGCGATGCGTTTGGTCTGCCCAGCGGGACGCTGCAGTCGCGTGGCCAGCAGCGAAGTGTCAGTCAGCCGCGGATGTTGGCGATGTATCTGGCACGCCAGTACACGCGAGCCGCTTACAGCGAGATCGGTGGATACTTTGGCAACCGCAGTCACTCCACGGTGATCGCGGCCACCAAACGGGTGGAAGGCTGGTTGAGCCCTGAGACGGGGGCCGCGGGGGAAACGCCTGAAGCGATGCGGATTCGTCAAGCGGCCGCGGCGATCGAAAACATGTTGCGTACCGGATAG
- the dnaB gene encoding replicative DNA helicase, producing MIAGGDDRERSRKKKKTPASEILQREVPFDREAEMGVLGSILLLPEVCDDLASVLRNDDFYDDANRKLFTHLREMHDEGEKIDVTLLVSRLKKAEEYEAIGGAAYLGRLAAAVPNAAHAVYYAKIVAEKATYRKLIEAGTDILRDAYEQTHEARDLVAQAEQRVFSIMDGRSTQSVNSIADILHESMDRIDARMCNEHTEGTVETGYIDFDAMTGGFHQGELIILAARPSMGKTAFAMNIAENISLGSQVPALFISLEMSGVELADRMLCSLARVNGHRLRSGDITAEERGRLMQKANEVSHSPFYVDDSPSRTVSEIAAGARRIVRRDGALGLIVIDYLQLIEPDNSRDPRQEQVAKIARRLKGMARELKVPVLCLSQLNRQAEDSKDHRPKLSHLRESGAIEQDADVVMFVHREEYYQRGEEREQYAGQAEIIIAKQRNGPVGEVELTWEKNYTRFQNKAPDRHDEFDEYAEYQAPSGF from the coding sequence ATGATTGCAGGTGGAGACGACCGCGAACGTTCACGGAAAAAGAAGAAGACCCCCGCCAGTGAAATCCTGCAGCGGGAGGTGCCCTTTGATCGCGAAGCGGAAATGGGCGTGCTGGGCAGTATCTTGTTACTGCCGGAAGTCTGCGACGATCTGGCTTCGGTGCTCCGCAACGACGACTTCTACGACGATGCCAATCGCAAGTTGTTCACCCATCTGCGGGAGATGCATGACGAAGGCGAAAAGATCGACGTCACGCTGTTGGTCTCGCGTCTGAAGAAGGCCGAAGAGTACGAAGCGATCGGCGGGGCGGCTTATCTGGGCCGCTTGGCGGCGGCGGTGCCCAACGCCGCGCATGCCGTCTACTACGCCAAAATCGTGGCCGAGAAAGCCACTTACCGCAAACTGATCGAAGCCGGCACGGATATTCTTCGCGACGCTTACGAGCAGACGCACGAAGCTCGCGACCTGGTGGCCCAGGCCGAACAACGCGTGTTCTCGATCATGGACGGCCGCTCCACCCAGTCGGTCAACAGTATCGCCGACATCCTGCATGAGTCGATGGACCGCATCGACGCTCGTATGTGCAACGAGCATACCGAGGGCACGGTCGAAACCGGCTACATCGACTTTGACGCCATGACCGGCGGCTTTCACCAGGGGGAATTGATCATCCTGGCGGCTCGACCGAGTATGGGTAAAACCGCATTTGCGATGAACATCGCGGAAAACATCTCGCTCGGCAGCCAAGTCCCGGCACTGTTTATCAGCTTGGAAATGTCGGGCGTGGAATTGGCTGACCGAATGTTGTGTTCGCTGGCCCGAGTCAACGGTCACCGCCTGCGGTCCGGCGACATCACGGCCGAAGAGCGGGGGCGGCTGATGCAGAAGGCCAACGAAGTCAGCCACTCACCGTTCTACGTCGACGACTCGCCCAGCCGAACGGTCAGCGAAATCGCCGCCGGAGCTCGCCGCATCGTCCGTCGTGATGGTGCCTTGGGTTTGATCGTGATCGACTACCTACAACTGATTGAACCGGATAACTCGCGCGATCCCCGGCAGGAACAAGTCGCCAAAATCGCTCGACGACTAAAAGGGATGGCGCGTGAACTGAAAGTCCCCGTGTTATGCCTCAGCCAGCTGAACCGGCAAGCCGAAGACAGCAAAGACCATCGACCGAAGCTCAGTCACCTGCGGGAATCGGGGGCTATCGAGCAGGATGCCGACGTGGTGATGTTTGTGCATCGCGAAGAATATTACCAACGCGGTGAAGAACGCGAGCAGTACGCCGGACAAGCGGAAATCATCATCGCCAAGCAGCGTAATGGTCCGGTTGGCGAAGTCGAACTGACGTGGGAAAAGAACTACACCCGGTTCCAGAACAAAGCTCCCGACCGTCACGACGAATTCGACGAGTACGCCGAATACCAAGCCCCCAGCGGTTTTTAG
- the tpx gene encoding thiol peroxidase, translating into MADFKLKGNPFHTNGDLPAVGSDAPAISLTKIDLSETTNSDYAGKRVVLNIFPSIDTPTCALSVKRFNQEANGLDNTAVLCVSRDLPFAQKRFCGGEGLDNVISASDFRSGEFGRTYGVQIEDGPLAGLLARSVVVIDENGKVVHTELVAETADEPNYDAALAALK; encoded by the coding sequence ATGGCCGATTTCAAACTCAAAGGCAACCCCTTTCACACCAACGGCGATCTGCCGGCTGTCGGATCCGATGCACCGGCCATCAGCTTGACCAAGATCGATCTTTCGGAAACCACCAACAGCGATTACGCCGGCAAACGCGTGGTCCTGAACATCTTCCCCAGCATCGATACCCCTACCTGTGCGCTCAGCGTCAAACGCTTTAACCAGGAAGCCAACGGGTTGGATAACACGGCCGTGCTGTGTGTTTCCCGCGACCTGCCGTTTGCGCAAAAGCGATTCTGTGGCGGTGAAGGTCTGGACAACGTCATCTCCGCGTCGGATTTCCGCAGCGGTGAATTCGGCCGCACCTACGGCGTGCAGATCGAAGACGGACCGCTGGCCGGACTGTTGGCGCGATCGGTCGTAGTGATCGACGAAAACGGCAAAGTCGTGCACACGGAATTGGTCGCCGAAACCGCCGACGAACCCAACTACGACGCCGCCCTGGCAGCGCTGAAGTAA
- a CDS encoding TrkH family potassium uptake protein translates to MNFALLSRLLGAVCLLIGGSMVFSLPWAFPGLADRKFAPAADAVEWRALVGFLASMLICGVLGAVLRRLGRGSRGHTLYRKEAMAIVGLSWVMATILGAMPIYFSDTYIAPERPITFVEAMFEAQSGFSTTGATTLTDLENPDLVSHCVLFWRSWTHFLGGLGIVVLFVAILGQGSAGKAMMRAEMPGPSKEGSMPRMQHTALVFAAIYIGLNAILAVIYLAEGMTVFDSLCHAFGTMATGGFSTYNASLGRFDSALIEYTTILFMILAGTNFTLLYFCSIGRPRRLWRDMEFQTFVGIIAVVTAGVIFFGISNQDEKFETGGSALRYGMFQVVSVITTTGYGTADFDSWNNFGRGALLLLMFVGGCAGSTGGGMKVIRHILFVKILRLEIERAHRPRVVRLLRVGGQAVDDPDLAPGIMLYFCLFLALFVSSWMLLVTLEPDRTWGVVRTSDGAAAVANDTDNPALVQPPVIETPQQRLQSTLDEKLLDSASAVAATLNNIGPGLGVVGATKNYAGFSQPAKMLFVWLMMLGRVELFSVLVLLSPNFWRRH, encoded by the coding sequence ATGAATTTCGCATTGCTGAGCCGCTTGCTGGGAGCGGTCTGTCTGCTGATCGGGGGCTCGATGGTGTTCAGTTTACCCTGGGCCTTTCCCGGTTTGGCCGATCGCAAATTCGCACCGGCGGCCGACGCGGTCGAGTGGCGGGCTCTGGTGGGCTTTCTGGCCAGCATGCTGATCTGCGGGGTGTTGGGAGCCGTGTTGCGGCGGCTCGGCCGAGGCTCACGCGGCCACACGCTGTACCGCAAGGAGGCGATGGCGATCGTGGGGCTCAGCTGGGTGATGGCCACGATCCTGGGCGCCATGCCGATCTATTTCAGCGATACCTATATCGCCCCGGAGCGGCCGATCACGTTTGTCGAAGCGATGTTCGAGGCTCAATCGGGCTTTAGCACGACCGGCGCGACCACGCTGACGGATCTGGAAAACCCGGACCTGGTTTCGCACTGTGTGTTGTTTTGGCGGAGCTGGACGCATTTCCTGGGCGGGCTGGGAATTGTGGTCTTGTTTGTAGCCATCCTGGGGCAGGGGTCGGCCGGCAAAGCCATGATGCGGGCCGAGATGCCGGGGCCCAGCAAGGAGGGCAGTATGCCGCGGATGCAGCACACGGCGTTGGTGTTTGCCGCCATCTACATCGGCTTAAACGCGATCCTGGCCGTCATCTATTTGGCCGAAGGGATGACGGTTTTCGACAGCCTCTGCCACGCCTTTGGAACCATGGCGACCGGGGGCTTCAGTACCTACAACGCCAGCCTCGGCCGCTTCGACAGCGCCCTGATCGAATACACCACGATCCTGTTTATGATCCTCGCGGGCACCAATTTTACGCTGCTATATTTCTGTTCCATCGGCCGCCCCCGGCGGCTCTGGCGTGATATGGAATTCCAAACCTTCGTAGGGATCATCGCGGTGGTCACGGCCGGCGTGATTTTCTTTGGCATCAGCAACCAAGACGAAAAATTCGAAACTGGCGGTTCGGCTCTGCGGTACGGCATGTTCCAAGTCGTCTCGGTGATCACTACCACCGGCTATGGCACGGCCGACTTTGACAGCTGGAATAATTTTGGCCGCGGGGCGTTGCTGTTGTTGATGTTTGTCGGCGGCTGCGCAGGCAGCACCGGCGGCGGGATGAAAGTCATCCGCCACATCTTATTCGTTAAGATATTACGGTTGGAAATCGAACGAGCCCATCGGCCACGCGTTGTGCGGCTGTTGCGAGTCGGTGGACAAGCGGTGGACGATCCTGATTTGGCGCCCGGCATCATGTTGTATTTTTGTTTGTTCTTGGCGCTGTTTGTGAGCTCCTGGATGCTGTTGGTAACGCTGGAACCGGATCGTACCTGGGGCGTTGTCCGGACCAGCGACGGCGCCGCGGCGGTGGCCAACGATACCGACAACCCGGCTCTGGTCCAGCCGCCGGTGATCGAAACCCCGCAGCAGCGATTGCAGAGCACGCTGGACGAAAAACTGCTCGATTCCGCCAGCGCGGTCGCCGCCACGTTGAACAACATCGGTCCCGGACTGGGCGTGGTCGGAGCCACCAAAAACTATGCCGGTTTCAGCCAGCCGGCTAAAATGCTGTTTGTCTGGCTGATGATGCTGGGGCGAGTGGAATTGTTTAGCGTACTGGTCCTGCTTTCTCCCAACTTTTGGCGTCGGCACTAG
- a CDS encoding adenylate/guanylate cyclase domain-containing protein translates to MIHLTVICSGMSVATYELPEVEIGRQQDGEPPPFEMHTGKGVPRVIVAANANRYFPRKLLRLSVEENDLVVRNLHEHVDFEIDGVGTMAPGDVRSFSRPIRIQVSPSIALEVHNDIWSARTQHATRIDDRIESNDASAPMMSFTRMVTDRDIGGRSEAVVQLLRLVLQIREHAAGSDEFFHAATHAAAKALELDRAMVMMRRGEGWECVAEYPRPQADADTAVTRPFSQTLLCSMLLNGKTEFFEPTTAQGGDMALQSLVNLDRGVATPLIGEHHQVIGALCGDRIQQTLGSPPISALEATLLEVIAETVSSGLARRREEENRTRLEQFFTSRVADQLQDNPRLLEGHDATVTVLFCDIRGFSTITQRLGATKTILWINDVLTELSECVLQHDGVLVDYVGDELLAMWGAPGPQADHAQRAVAAAIDMLAKRRPLSDRWHDVVVEEFGFGIGLSTGQARVGNTGSQLKFKYGPLGSTVNIGSRFQGATKYFRVPALATERTVEAMAPASYRRLGQIQVVGIPEPLMAFEIGDNSAAEFAELKEQYEAALDAFEAQRFFEAARRLSSLLERFPKDAPTVLLLSRVVDQLARPGDQFSPVWKLEGK, encoded by the coding sequence ATGATTCATCTGACCGTAATCTGCTCGGGCATGTCGGTCGCAACCTACGAGTTGCCGGAGGTGGAGATCGGACGTCAGCAGGATGGCGAGCCGCCGCCGTTTGAGATGCACACCGGCAAGGGCGTCCCACGGGTGATTGTGGCGGCCAACGCCAATCGTTATTTCCCCCGCAAACTGCTGCGGTTGAGTGTGGAAGAAAACGATCTGGTGGTTCGTAATCTGCACGAACACGTGGATTTCGAAATCGATGGCGTGGGCACGATGGCCCCGGGTGACGTTCGCTCTTTCTCCCGGCCGATCCGCATCCAGGTCTCGCCCTCAATCGCGTTGGAAGTGCACAACGATATCTGGAGTGCGCGTACGCAGCACGCCACCCGCATCGATGATCGCATCGAGTCGAACGACGCATCGGCGCCAATGATGTCGTTTACGCGAATGGTCACCGACCGCGATATCGGTGGCCGCAGCGAAGCCGTGGTGCAGTTGTTGAGGCTGGTGCTACAAATCCGCGAACATGCCGCAGGTTCCGACGAATTCTTCCATGCCGCCACCCATGCCGCGGCCAAGGCCCTGGAGCTGGATCGGGCGATGGTGATGATGCGGCGGGGTGAGGGCTGGGAATGTGTGGCCGAATACCCCCGCCCCCAAGCCGACGCGGATACCGCCGTGACGCGTCCCTTCAGCCAGACGCTGCTGTGTTCCATGTTGTTAAACGGCAAAACGGAATTCTTCGAACCCACGACGGCGCAGGGCGGCGATATGGCGCTGCAATCGTTGGTTAACCTCGATCGCGGCGTGGCCACTCCGCTGATCGGCGAACATCACCAGGTGATCGGTGCCCTGTGTGGCGACCGTATTCAACAAACCTTGGGCAGCCCGCCGATCTCGGCACTGGAAGCGACGCTGCTGGAAGTTATCGCCGAAACGGTGTCCTCCGGTTTAGCGCGGCGTCGCGAAGAAGAAAATCGCACGCGGCTGGAACAGTTTTTTACCTCCCGTGTGGCCGATCAATTACAGGACAACCCGCGTCTGCTGGAAGGCCACGACGCCACCGTGACGGTGCTGTTTTGCGACATCCGCGGCTTCAGCACGATCACTCAGCGGTTGGGCGCCACCAAAACCATCCTCTGGATCAACGACGTGTTGACCGAATTGAGCGAATGTGTGTTGCAGCACGATGGCGTGCTGGTCGACTACGTGGGCGACGAACTGCTGGCCATGTGGGGCGCCCCGGGCCCACAAGCCGATCATGCCCAACGAGCGGTCGCGGCGGCAATCGACATGCTGGCCAAGCGGCGACCGCTGAGCGACCGCTGGCACGATGTGGTCGTCGAAGAATTCGGGTTCGGCATCGGGCTTAGCACTGGCCAGGCTCGGGTTGGCAATACCGGCTCGCAGCTGAAATTTAAATACGGCCCGCTGGGAAGTACGGTTAATATCGGCAGCCGTTTTCAGGGCGCCACCAAGTACTTTCGGGTCCCGGCGCTGGCCACCGAACGCACGGTGGAAGCCATGGCCCCGGCCAGCTACCGACGGCTGGGGCAAATCCAAGTGGTCGGCATCCCCGAGCCCTTGATGGCGTTTGAGATCGGCGACAACAGCGCGGCCGAGTTCGCCGAATTGAAGGAGCAATACGAAGCGGCCTTGGATGCCTTCGAAGCTCAGCGGTTCTTCGAAGCCGCTCGCCGACTCTCGTCGTTGTTGGAACGATTTCCCAAAGACGCTCCCACGGTTCTGCTACTCAGCCGCGTCGTCGATCAACTAGCCCGCCCCGGCGACCAGTTCAGCCCCGTCTGGAAACTAGAAGGCAAATAG
- a CDS encoding lysylphosphatidylglycerol synthase domain-containing protein has translation MRKHWKSIARMVVILIVVIGLSLTLRDALREFSQDPAKRQLLLQIRWPALALAGCSYALALLPAGIYWFFVLRRFAVPVGLWPAVAAHVQGHLGKYVPGKAMVVVLRVGAIAGPGVRPLPATVAVFIETLTMMATGGALAGIVIAFADVPGWLVALACGLVLSASIPTIPPLFRAVVRIANSRRAKPGDVPLEAYDGKTFAAGWFWMSLTWILIGAAFALIVYSLVPTASGDDLLLASAAMALAVVAGFVSLLPGGAGVREWILAAVLAPRIGAAEALTAALLARLLFLAVELLAAAIAAAVLRRHRAAAGGEA, from the coding sequence GTGCGGAAACATTGGAAATCGATCGCGCGGATGGTGGTGATTTTGATCGTGGTGATCGGACTTTCGCTTACCCTCCGCGATGCCCTGCGTGAGTTTTCGCAGGATCCCGCCAAACGGCAACTGCTGCTGCAGATCCGCTGGCCGGCGCTGGCCCTGGCAGGATGTAGTTACGCGTTGGCTTTGTTGCCGGCAGGCATCTACTGGTTCTTTGTGTTGCGGCGGTTCGCCGTACCAGTGGGCTTGTGGCCCGCCGTGGCGGCTCATGTACAGGGCCATTTGGGAAAATACGTGCCGGGCAAGGCCATGGTGGTGGTGCTGCGGGTGGGGGCGATCGCCGGCCCGGGCGTGCGACCGCTGCCCGCCACGGTGGCGGTGTTCATTGAAACGCTGACGATGATGGCCACCGGCGGCGCACTAGCTGGAATCGTGATCGCGTTTGCGGACGTGCCCGGCTGGCTGGTGGCTCTGGCCTGCGGATTGGTCTTGTCCGCCTCGATCCCCACGATCCCGCCCTTGTTCCGTGCGGTAGTGCGAATCGCCAACAGCCGCCGCGCGAAACCCGGCGACGTGCCATTGGAGGCGTATGATGGGAAGACGTTTGCGGCCGGTTGGTTCTGGATGTCGCTGACCTGGATTCTGATCGGTGCGGCTTTTGCATTGATTGTCTATTCACTGGTGCCGACCGCATCGGGCGACGATCTTTTGTTGGCATCGGCCGCCATGGCTCTGGCTGTGGTGGCGGGGTTTGTTTCGCTGCTGCCCGGCGGTGCGGGAGTGCGTGAATGGATTTTGGCGGCCGTGTTGGCGCCGCGAATCGGGGCCGCCGAAGCACTGACCGCAGCCCTGTTGGCGAGACTGTTGTTCCTGGCCGTGGAATTGCTCGCGGCCGCCATCGCAGCGGCGGTTCTACGCCGCCATCGCGCGGCCGCGGGCGGCGAAGCATAG